A stretch of the Vicinamibacterales bacterium genome encodes the following:
- a CDS encoding cupin domain-containing protein: MRHALPFLVAAAALIHVSAQSPAAPAALAQRIVHTDPAAFRSLTAVHGGAGSMSFTALLGRGALTPEFNFLHRGVIPPGAGIGHHFHNVVEEMFVILDGEAQFTIDGRTATVKGPAGVLCRAGHSHAIYNAGTAPVQWMNLNVSLVPGVYDNFDLGDTRAGAPLDAIPTFMTIRLDRSLLRAPGGRGRGAAVPPPPPNAVLSRRAAGPAMFSTSWSYVDHLLVPPGAATPDLAHDAVAEAYYVLAGEGTLSLAGVEGTAAVRAGDAIPVRLGETTRFAGTGSVPLELFVMGVARDMAAKTQLLTGAPR; encoded by the coding sequence ATGAGACACGCCCTGCCGTTCCTCGTCGCCGCCGCCGCGCTGATCCACGTCAGCGCGCAGAGCCCCGCCGCGCCGGCCGCGCTCGCCCAGCGAATCGTGCACACGGATCCGGCGGCGTTCCGATCGTTGACCGCGGTCCACGGCGGCGCGGGCAGCATGTCGTTCACGGCCCTGCTCGGCCGCGGCGCGCTGACGCCGGAATTCAACTTCCTGCATCGCGGCGTGATCCCGCCGGGGGCCGGCATCGGCCATCACTTTCACAACGTGGTCGAGGAGATGTTCGTGATCCTCGACGGCGAGGCGCAGTTCACGATCGACGGACGGACGGCGACCGTGAAGGGACCCGCCGGCGTGCTCTGCCGTGCCGGCCACTCGCACGCGATCTATAACGCCGGCACGGCGCCCGTGCAGTGGATGAACCTGAACGTCTCGCTGGTCCCGGGCGTGTACGACAACTTCGATCTCGGCGACACGCGCGCCGGCGCGCCGCTCGACGCCATTCCCACGTTCATGACGATTCGCCTCGACAGGTCGCTGCTGAGGGCTCCGGGCGGCCGCGGCCGGGGAGCCGCCGTGCCCCCGCCGCCTCCCAACGCCGTCCTCTCGCGGCGCGCCGCCGGGCCGGCGATGTTCTCGACGTCGTGGTCCTACGTCGATCACCTGCTGGTGCCTCCCGGCGCGGCGACTCCCGACCTCGCGCACGACGCCGTCGCCGAGGCGTATTACGTGCTCGCCGGCGAGGGCACGCTGAGCCTCGCCGGAGTCGAGGGAACGGCGGCGGTTCGCGCCGGCGATGCCATCCCGGTCCGCCTCGGAGAGACGACGCGGTTCGCCGGCACCGGCTCGGTTCCGCTCGAGCTGTTCGTGATGGGCGTCGCCAGGGACATGGCGGCGAAGACGCAGCTCCTCACCGGCGCACCGCGCTGA
- a CDS encoding SMP-30/gluconolactonase/LRE family protein: MKPAHPARVCCALLLSLVAAGRAEQTPYERIIAPGERPTKLAHGFTFAEGPTWLKGKLYFSDMWFKNPAAGDWTGSPERSRLIVMEPDGRYRVLAHGMQSNGTIAARTGNLIVCDMFGHRVIEVDPANGHVLRVLLDRINGRPIDGPNDLVMDARGGIYVTDPQFTPDEKKSQPGKQVYYIAPDGAARVVIGPGEFAMPNGVEISPDGRTLYVNNTWQQPGGNAVWAYDIAPDGSLSHKRRFAVLALKPEVLDAPNPSDRFDSGADGSAVDTDGRYYVATRTGVQIFLPDGTAAGTIRLPQYPISITFGGPQDSVLYIVGESSVWSIQTKAHGFRHPSGMN, from the coding sequence GCTGCTCTCGCTCGTCGCCGCCGGACGCGCGGAGCAGACGCCGTACGAGCGCATCATCGCGCCCGGAGAGCGGCCGACGAAGCTCGCCCACGGGTTCACGTTCGCCGAAGGGCCGACGTGGCTGAAGGGGAAGCTGTATTTCTCCGACATGTGGTTCAAGAATCCGGCGGCGGGCGACTGGACCGGCAGCCCTGAACGCAGCCGGCTGATCGTGATGGAACCCGACGGCCGCTATCGGGTGCTCGCGCACGGCATGCAGTCGAACGGCACCATCGCCGCGCGCACGGGGAACCTCATCGTCTGCGACATGTTCGGCCACCGGGTGATCGAAGTGGATCCGGCGAACGGCCACGTGCTGCGGGTGCTGCTCGACCGCATCAACGGCCGTCCGATCGACGGCCCCAACGATCTGGTGATGGATGCCAGGGGCGGGATCTACGTGACGGATCCGCAGTTCACGCCGGACGAGAAGAAATCGCAGCCGGGCAAGCAGGTGTACTACATCGCGCCCGACGGCGCCGCCCGCGTCGTCATCGGGCCGGGCGAGTTCGCCATGCCGAACGGCGTCGAGATCTCGCCCGACGGCAGAACGCTCTACGTGAACAACACCTGGCAGCAGCCCGGCGGGAATGCCGTCTGGGCGTACGACATCGCGCCCGACGGTTCGCTGTCGCACAAACGCCGGTTCGCGGTCCTCGCGCTGAAGCCGGAAGTGCTCGACGCGCCGAATCCCTCCGACCGGTTCGATTCCGGGGCGGACGGATCGGCCGTGGACACCGACGGACGGTATTACGTGGCGACGAGAACCGGCGTGCAGATCTTCCTCCCCGACGGCACCGCCGCGGGCACGATTCGGCTGCCGCAGTACCCCATCAGCATCACCTTCGGCGGCCCGCAGGACAGCGTGCTCTACATCGTCGGCGAATCGTCCGTCTGGTCGATCCAGACCAAGGCCCACGGGTTCCGCCATCCGTCCGGGATGAACTGA